Sequence from the Burkholderiales bacterium genome:
CATCGCCAAAGCCGCCGTGCAGCGGATCGAAACCGTTGTGCAATTGCTCCAGCAGCTGCTGCAAGGGTTCTGCGCTCACCACTTGCTGGGCTGTTTCAGGCAAAGTGCGCTGCAAGGCGGCAAGCAGAGATTGGCTCTGCATATCAATTTCGTCCCGGTGCTGGTGATAGAAGTCCGCAACACGCTTTAACAGGTCGCCAAATCCCGGAAGGTTATAGCGCGCTTCTTTGGGAAAATAAGTGCCGCCGAAAAACGGTTTCTGGTCGGGCGTGAGAAACATGGTAAGCGGCCAGCCGCCGGTGCGCTGCGTAAGCATGTACTGCGCGGTTTGGTAAATTTGGTCAAGGTCAGGTCGTTCCTCACGGTCCACCTTGATGTTGATAAAGTGCTCATTCATCAATTTGGCGACCTCGGAATCCTCGAAAGATTCGTGCGCCATTACGTGGCACCAATGACAGGCAGAATATCCGATTGAGAGCAGTATGGGCCTGTCCTGCTGGCGCGACAGCCGTAAAGCCTCATCTCCCCACGGATACCAATTCACGGGATTTTCCGCATGCTGAAGCAGATAAGGACTGGTCTCATTCGCAAGGTGATTGGACATAATTCAGGAGCAAAAATCGGCAATGTGCCGAGCCCGCTAGAGCGGTTCCAAACGGACTCGATCGCCGTCCTTGACCGTCCTGAGTTTATTCGCATTGCAGTCAATCTTGCCAAGAACATTGACGCGCGTCACTAACCGGCACTCATTACTTTCGGAAACGGGCGTCGGACCGAAAGGCAAAGCCAAGGAACGACCTTCGACCCAAAAACAAACCGTCCCGGGCTCGACAACCTGTGTTGCGTCTTTTTCCAACACAGATTCCACCGGGATTGAAAAATAAACCTCATCGCCCCAGGTTTGGGCGCGCGCCTCGCACGGAAGCGCCGCAAGCAGTTTTTTCACGGTCGGAGTGCTCCGCAGCGTCGCGGAGAGTTCATCTTGAGACCAGGAAATGCGGATGCGCGTATTCAATCGGTGACCGCGCCCAAGCTGGCTGAAGACACAAGTTTTGCGTACTTTGCCATGACCCCATGGGTATAGCGTGGCGCTGGCTGTTGCCAGCCGGCTTTGCGGCGCACAAGTTCCGCATCAGAAACATTAAGCTGCAGTATGCGCTTGATGGCATCGATAGTGATCGAATCGCCTTCCTGCACCAGTGCAATGGTGCCGCCGACAAAAGCTTCAGGCGCAACATGCCCGACGACCACGCCCCAGGTGCCGCCCGAAAAACGGCCGTCGGTAATCAGCCCGACCTTGTCACCCAGACCTTTGCCGATGATGGCCGAGGTCGGGGCAAGCATTTCGCGCATTCCCGGCCCTCCTTTGGGCCCTTCGTAGCGAATCACAATCACGTCGCCCGGCTTGATTTTGTCGCCGAGTATGGCTTTCAAACATGCTTCTTCCGATTCAAAGACGCGGGCCGGTCCGGTGATTACCGGATTTTTCAGGCCGGTAATTTTCGCAACGCAGCCGTCAGTGGCGAGGTTGCCCTTCAGAATCGCAAGATGGCCGTGCGGGTAAAGCGGGTTGTCCCATTGTCTGATGACATCTTGGTTTGTGGCCGGGTCATCAGGAACACTATTGAGATTTTCAGCTACCGTCTTGCCCGTGATGGTAAGGCAATCACCGTGGATCAGCCCATGGATCAAAAGCATCTTCATGATTTGGGGTACACCGCCCGCCTTGTGCAGATCGGTTGCAACATATTTGCCCGAGGGTTTCATGTCGCACAGCACCGGCACGCGGCTGCGTATGCGCTCGTAATCATCGAGCACCCACTGCACCTGTGCGGCGTGGGCAATGGCAAGCCAGTGCAAAACAGCATTGGTCGATCCGCCGGTCGCCATAACCACTGAAACAGCATTCTCGATGGATTTGCGAGTGATGATTTGCCTCGGAAGGATTTGTTTTTTAATCGCCTCGATCAGGGCGCGCGCCGATTGCGCCGCGCTCTCCGTTTTTTCCGCGTCTTCCGCGGCCATGGTTGAAGAATAAGGCAGGCTCATGCCAACCGCTTCGATGCTGGTGGACATGGTATTCGCGGTATACATGCCACCGCAAGAACCCGCGCCTGGACAGGAACGGCGTTCGATTTCCTTAAAATCGTCGCGGCTGAGACGGCCGGCGGTAAATTCGCCCACGGCTTCGAAGGCGGAAACGATGGTGAGGTCCTTGCCCTTGTAATGTCCGGGCTTGATGGTGCCCCCATAGACGAAAATCGACGGAATGTTCATGCGCGATATCGCCATCAACGCTCCGGGCATGTTTTTGTCGCAGCCACCGATTGCCAGCACTCCGTCCATCCATTCCGCCTGCACCGCGGTTTCAATCGAGTCGGCGATCACTTCGCGCGAAACCAGCGAATATTTCATGCCCTCGGTGCCCATGGAAATCCCGTCGGACACGGTAATGGTGCCAAACACCTGCGGATTGGCCCCGGCCGATTTGAGTTCCGCTTCGGCGCGCGTTGCCAGCTGGTTCAAGCCGGCGTTGCAGGGCGTAATGGTGCTGTAGGCGTTGGCTACGCCGACCATGGGTTTTCCGAAGTCGACGTCGTGATATCCCATCGCGTAGTACATGGAACGGTTAGGCGCGCGTTCGTCGCCCTCGGTAACGGCTCTGCTGCGCAGGTTCAAAGGCATGACAGTCCCTCGAAAAGCGGTCGGTAAGGAGGTGTATTTACGTATAATTGCAATTCTAACGGAAATACCGCGTACAACCTATTCCAAAACAATGCTCGTCCATCCGCAGATTGATCCGGTTGCAGTGCACATCGGGCCACTCGCAGTTCACTGGTACGGATTGATGTACCTTTTAGGATTTGCCCTGGGCATGTTATTAGGACGGTACCGCATAAAAACTCAACCCAATTCTGGATGGACCTATAACCAACTTGACGATGTGCTTTTCTACATCGTACTGGGAGTAATTCTCGGCGGCCGCCTGGGCTATGTGTTGTTCTACAAGTTTTCCGATTACCTGCACGAACCGATCAAAATATTCTACATCTGGGAAGGCGGCATGTCCTTTCACGGCGGATTACTCGGGGTTGTCCTCGCATTATGGCTGTTTTCCCGCAAATACCGGAAGCACTGGTTAGCTATAACCGATTTCATCGCACCGTTGGTACCACTAGGGTTGGGCGCAGGACGCATCGGCAATTTTATTAATGGCGAGTTATGGGGACGGCCCACCAACGTTCCGTGGGCCATGATTTTCCCGTCAGTGGATAATGTGCCGCGCCATCCTTCCGAACTGTACGAATTCGCTTTGGAAGGAGTCGTACTATTCATTATTTTGTGGCTGTATTCCGCAAAGCCTCGGCCGCTCGGTGCCGTGTCCGGGATGTTTCTGATCTTCTACGGGCTGTTCCGTTTTCTAGTGGAATTTACTCGCGCACCCGATTCGTTTCTCGGCCTGCTTGCGTTGGGTTTGAGCATGGGACAGTGGCTTTCTTTACCCATGATTTTCGCTGGTGTCGGGATGATCCTTTGGAGCTATCGCAAACACGCCTAACGTTGCGTGCGGTGATCTGAAAAAAACTGGAATTTTCCAAGCACGCCAAGACAGATATCGGTTTTTGTATTTTCGCGCTCGCGTTATTTTTCGGCGCCTGACTGCGCAATTTACGCGTATGTCAATTGAGTATAAGATAACAGCCCTCGGGGTCGTAGCTCAGCTGGGAGAGCGTCGCGTTCGCAATGCGAAGGTCGGGAGTTCGATCCTCCTCGACTCCACCATTTCTCCCGACAATTTACCTCGGCGCCTGTAGATCCAAAAATTGCCAGAAATGCGGTAAATCCGGTTCAAAAGTGTAATTTTTTGGATTCTCGTCGAGTACAATTCGCTCATTGCCGGCGAACCTCCGCGGCCATCGGGCGCAGAGTCTTAAGCGAGGACTCTAATCGAGCTTCGGTATGATTGTTCGGGGAATCCGCCGCCTCCCGTAAATACTATAATTGCTGGGCAAACAGTTGACGAGAAGGTGATCGCTATGCCGGAATTATGCCTTTCTGCATTCCACAGCTTATCAACGTGGCCACGCCCCGGACGGTGTCGTGCCCGTGCTCTGCTTCTAGTGATACTCATGCTGCCGGCTTGCGCCACTTACCAAGACCACCCGATCAAGCTCGATGACACGGGACGGGCATTTGAGTCGCGCTCGCTGGGGAACCCCGAGTTGCAGAAGTTCGTCGCCCAGAACCTGCATCACGACGTCCAACCCTGGCCGCCCCAGCAGTGGGATCTGTCAACATTGTCGCTAGCCGCTTATTACTACAGCCCCGAATTGGACGTTGCTCGGGCGAAATGGGGTGTCGCCGAGGCGGCGGTAAAAACCGCCGGACAACGGCCGAATCCCATACTTCAGTTGCCGTTCCAATACACCGTGGACGCCAAGAATGGGGACACGCCTTGGACATACGGCATCAATCTCGACATTCCCATTGAAACCGCGGGCAAGCGCGGTTACCGAATTGCCAAGGCTCGGCAGCTCTCCCTGTCGGCGCGTCTCGATATGGCAAATACGGCCTGGCAAGTGAGAAGCCGGCTGCGCAGTGAACTACTTAGCTTGTACGCGGAAACCCGAAAAGTTTCGTACCTGGAGCAGTTGATCCACGCGCAGGAGAATATTGCGAGCATGCTGGATAAGCGGTTTTCACAGGGCGCTGCTTCGGCAGCAGACGTCCACGCTGCGCGGATTGCTCTCGGCCAATATTGCCGCGATTTGTCTCTCGCGCAAACGCAGATGCGTGACGCTCAAGCCCGAGTCGCCGCAGCGATCGGGATCCCGGTAAGCGCGCTCCACGATATCAAGATATCGTTTGATGTATTTGATCAAATTCGTTTTGAAGTTCCCACCGATGAAGATCGCTATAGAACGCTACTTGTTCGGCCCGATTTGCTGAGTGCGCTGGCCAAGTATCAGGCAAGCCAGGCTGCCCTGCAGCTGGAAATCGCCAAGCAATATCCGGACATCCATCTCGGCCCCGGCTATCTCTACAACAGAGACGGGGATTCATTGGTATTGCCCATTTCCTTCGTTGCATTGCCGCTTTTCAATCGGAATGAAGGTCCCATTGCCGAAGCCGGGGCAAAGCGGGACGAAGCCGCGGCACAAGTTA
This genomic interval carries:
- a CDS encoding cyclophilin-like fold protein translates to MNTRIRISWSQDELSATLRSTPTVKKLLAALPCEARAQTWGDEVYFSIPVESVLEKDATQVVEPGTVCFWVEGRSLALPFGPTPVSESNECRLVTRVNVLGKIDCNANKLRTVKDGDRVRLEPL
- the ilvD gene encoding dihydroxy-acid dehydratase; translation: MPLNLRSRAVTEGDERAPNRSMYYAMGYHDVDFGKPMVGVANAYSTITPCNAGLNQLATRAEAELKSAGANPQVFGTITVSDGISMGTEGMKYSLVSREVIADSIETAVQAEWMDGVLAIGGCDKNMPGALMAISRMNIPSIFVYGGTIKPGHYKGKDLTIVSAFEAVGEFTAGRLSRDDFKEIERRSCPGAGSCGGMYTANTMSTSIEAVGMSLPYSSTMAAEDAEKTESAAQSARALIEAIKKQILPRQIITRKSIENAVSVVMATGGSTNAVLHWLAIAHAAQVQWVLDDYERIRSRVPVLCDMKPSGKYVATDLHKAGGVPQIMKMLLIHGLIHGDCLTITGKTVAENLNSVPDDPATNQDVIRQWDNPLYPHGHLAILKGNLATDGCVAKITGLKNPVITGPARVFESEEACLKAILGDKIKPGDVIVIRYEGPKGGPGMREMLAPTSAIIGKGLGDKVGLITDGRFSGGTWGVVVGHVAPEAFVGGTIALVQEGDSITIDAIKRILQLNVSDAELVRRKAGWQQPAPRYTHGVMAKYAKLVSSASLGAVTD
- the lgt gene encoding prolipoprotein diacylglyceryl transferase; its protein translation is MLVHPQIDPVAVHIGPLAVHWYGLMYLLGFALGMLLGRYRIKTQPNSGWTYNQLDDVLFYIVLGVILGGRLGYVLFYKFSDYLHEPIKIFYIWEGGMSFHGGLLGVVLALWLFSRKYRKHWLAITDFIAPLVPLGLGAGRIGNFINGELWGRPTNVPWAMIFPSVDNVPRHPSELYEFALEGVVLFIILWLYSAKPRPLGAVSGMFLIFYGLFRFLVEFTRAPDSFLGLLALGLSMGQWLSLPMIFAGVGMILWSYRKHA
- a CDS encoding TolC family protein, whose product is MLPACATYQDHPIKLDDTGRAFESRSLGNPELQKFVAQNLHHDVQPWPPQQWDLSTLSLAAYYYSPELDVARAKWGVAEAAVKTAGQRPNPILQLPFQYTVDAKNGDTPWTYGINLDIPIETAGKRGYRIAKARQLSLSARLDMANTAWQVRSRLRSELLSLYAETRKVSYLEQLIHAQENIASMLDKRFSQGAASAADVHAARIALGQYCRDLSLAQTQMRDAQARVAAAIGIPVSALHDIKISFDVFDQIRFEVPTDEDRYRTLLVRPDLLSALAKYQASQAALQLEIAKQYPDIHLGPGYLYNRDGDSLVLPISFVALPLFNRNEGPIAEAGAKRDEAAAQVKAVQARAINEAEQAVRNYYAAEDNLTSYDALLSAQQVQLTALQSAFALGEADRLQLTQAQRAFYAYRLAGEDPVIKVQQSIGQLEDALQRPLLISADK